The sequence GGGCAGGGGCAGATAAGAGGCCAACCGACCGAGACGACCGAGGCCCAGGGCCAGCTGGATCAGGCCCGCCATCAGGCCCGCGATCCAGACCCGCTCGATGCCGTACTGGGCCACGATCCCCGCGAGGATCACCGCCATGGCCCCGGTGGGCCCCGTGATCTGGAGCGGAGAGCCTCCGAAGAGGGAGGCCACGATCCCCGCCACGATAGCGGTGTAGAGGCCCGCCTTGGGGTCGACTCCGCTCGCCACCGCGAAGGCGAGCGCCAGGGGCAGGGCCACCACCGCCGAGGTGAGGCCGCCCATCAGGTCCCCCAGCCACGGCGGGCGTTGCCCGGTCGGTCGTGTCTCGCTCAGCGGTATGGCTGTCGGTTGCATGGCGCCCTCTCAGTTTCAACATTCTACGATCTTCAAAGATTTGAAGATGCTCAAGAAAAAAATGAGACCCTCGCGCCGGGCTCAGGGCGCCGGCTCGAGGGACTCCAGGGTGTCGCGGATTTCGACCAGGTGGTTATTGAAGATGACCCGGGCGTCGTCCAAGAGGGTGAAGATCGCCGGATCCTTCACGCTGTAGAGGACGAAGCTGCCCTCCTTGCGTCCCGTGACGAGGTTCCGCGCGCGCAGGACGGCCAGCTGCTGCGAGAGGGTGGTCGGCTCCGCCCCCAGGTGCTCGGCAAGCTCATTGACGCCCCGCTCTCCCTCGCGCAGCGCGTCGAGGATCGCGATCCGCAGCGGGTGCGCGAGCGCCTTGAAAAACTCGGCCTTGAAGCGGCGCAGTGCCTCGTTCATCCATCCCCCGATCCGGGCCTCCCCGGAAAACGACTTTGGATCTTCAAAAATCCATAGATCCTATACCATGGAGCGGAACATTTGAAACAAGAGGACCGCACCGTCTGGTGCGGCCCTCTCGTTCAGAACCGAAAAAGATTAGGGACGGACCAGCAGGGAGTGCCCCGTCATCTCCTTGGGCTGGGGGATGCCCAGGATGTCGAGCATGGTCGGCGCGATGTCCGACAGCAGGCCGGTCTTGAGCTTTGCGTCGGAGCCGACCAGGATGAGCGGCACCGGGTTGAGGGTGTGGCTCGTCATGATCTCGCCGGTGGACGGATCGTACATGGCCTCGGCGTTGCCGTGGTCAGCGGTGATGATCGCCGTGCCGCCCTTGGCCTCGATGGCCCCGATGATGCGGCCGAGGCAGATGTCCAGGGCCTCGATCGCCTTCACCGTCGCCCGCAGGTCGCCGGTGTGGCCCACCATGTCCGCGTTGGCGAGGTTCATGATGATGACGTCAGTCTTCGCGTCCTTGATCCACTGCACCGCCACGTCCGCCACCTCGAAGGCGCTCATCTCGGGCTTGAGGTCGTAGGTCGCCACCTTGGGGCTGGGGATCAGCACCCGCTCCTCGCCGCGGTAGGGCTTCTCGACCCCGCCGTTGAAGAAGAAGGTGACGTGCGCGTACTTCTCGGTCTCGGCCGTGCGCAGCTGGCGCACCCCGGCGTCGGCGAGCACCGGCGAGAGGATGCGATCGAGCGACTGGGGCAAGAAGGCCAGCGGCAGCCCGAAGTTCGCATCGTACTGCGTCATGCAGACGTACTGGACCTGGGGGAAGTTGGGGCGCTCGAAAGCGTCGAACGTGGGATCCGTCAGGGTACGGGTGATCTCACGGGCGCGATCCGGCCGGAAGTTGAAGAAGATCACCGAGTCGCCCGAGCGAATGCGGCCTTCCTCCGCCACGATGATCGGCTTGATGAACTCGTCGGTCTCGCCGCGCAGGTACGCGCCTTCCATGGCCTCGCCGGGGCTCGAAGCGCGGTGCTCGGCCACCCCGTCCACGAAGGCGCGGTAAGCGATCTCGACCCGCTCCCAGCGGTTGTCACGGTCCATGGCATAGTAGCGGCCCACGATGGTCGCGACCTCGCCGTAGCTCATGGCATCCAGGCGCTTCTGGACCTCATGGAGGTAGCGCCCGCCCGAGGTGGGGGGGGTGTCGCGCCCGTCGGTGATGGCCTGGACGTAGGTCTGGGGCACGCCGAGGCGCGCGGCCATCTCCAACAGGGCGTAGAGGTGCTCCTGCGAGCTGTGGACGCCGCCGTCCGAGACCAGGCCCATAAGGTGCAGGCGACCGCCGCGGCGCTTGGCGCCTTCCATGGCCTCGACCAGCACCGGGTTGGTGAAGAAGTCCCCGTCGTAGATGGACTTGTTGATCCGGACCAAGTCCTGGTAGACCACGCGGCCCGCGCCCATGTTGGTGTGACCGACCTCCGAGTTGCCCATCTGGCCGGGAGGCAGGCCGACCGCCTCGCCCGAGGTGGGGATGGCCACCGAGGGGTATTGCTGCATGAAGCGATCCCAGTTGGGCTTGTGGGCCATGGCGATCGCGTTGCCCTCGCGGTTGGGGTTGATACCCCAGCCGTCGAGGACGATGAGGGCGAGCGGTCCGTTTTTCATCGATGTTCCTTTGGCAGATTCTCGAGGTCCAGGCGTTCGAGCTCTTTATCCATCCGGCCGGTCAGCATGTACCGGTACAGGCGAAAGTCGGCTCTCAGCGACCAGAGCGGGTAGGTAAACGTGGCGGGCTTGTTCTTCTCGAAGACGAAGTGACCGACCCAGGCGAAGCCGTAACCGACGAGCGGCGCAAGCAGCAGCCACCAGGGCGAACGGATGAGCGCAAGGCCCAGGGCGACCAGGACGCCGGTGGTCCCGACGAAGTGCAGGGCCCGGCACACGGGATCCCGATGCTGCGAGACGTAGAAGGGCCAGAAATCCTCGTAACGCTTGATCTCGGACACGACGCCTCCCGTTCGGAGCTTCCGCCTCTCGCCTTGGAGAAAAGAACAGGCGGGACTAGCAGCCCCGCCTGATGGCCGTTAGCGCGCGGCCGCGGCCTTGTAGTTGACGATGGCCGCGAAGCTCTTGGGATCGAGGCTCGCGCCGCCGACCAGGGCGCCGTCGATGTGGGGCTGCGCCATCTGGCTTGCGATCGTCTCGGGCTTGACCGAGCCGCCGTACAGGATCCGAACCTGGTCGGCGACGTCCTGGCCCATCATCCGGGCGATGGTGTCGCGGATGACACCGGCGACCCGGTTGGCCTCCTCGGGGGCGCAGGTCTTGCCCGTGCCGATGGCCCAGACGGGCTCATAGGCGAAAAGGCAGGTCGCGACCAGCTCGGGAGCGATGTTCAGGAGGGCGCGCTGGGTCTGAACGATAATGACATTATCCGTCAATTGAACCTCGCGATCCTCGAGGGTTTCGCCCACGCAGACGATGGGAGTGAGCTGCCACTGGAGGGCGGCGGCCACCTTGCGGTTGACGGTGCCGTCGGTTTCGTGGAAGTATTCACGACGCTCCGAGTGACCAATAATCACATGGGTGGCGCCGGCATCGCGCAGCATGACGGGCGAGATCTCGCCGGTGTAGGCGCCTTCGTCCATCCAGTGCATGTTCTGGCCGCCCAGCTGGACGCGGGTTCCGGCGAAGGCTTCCTTGAGAGCGTTGAGGGCCGTGAAGGGCGGGCAGATGACGACCTCGGGATCGACGCTGTTCTTGGCGTCGGCGTCGAAGGCCGCCGCGAAGGCGCGGGCGTCCTCGATGGTCTTGAACATCTTCCAGTTGCCG is a genomic window of bacterium containing:
- a CDS encoding winged helix-turn-helix transcriptional regulator; protein product: MNEALRRFKAEFFKALAHPLRIAILDALREGERGVNELAEHLGAEPTTLSQQLAVLRARNLVTGRKEGSFVLYSVKDPAIFTLLDDARVIFNNHLVEIRDTLESLEPAP
- a CDS encoding triose-phosphate isomerase, which gives rise to MSQRTPVIAGNWKMFKTIEDARAFAAAFDADAKNSVDPEVVICPPFTALNALKEAFAGTRVQLGGQNMHWMDEGAYTGEISPVMLRDAGATHVIIGHSERREYFHETDGTVNRKVAAALQWQLTPIVCVGETLEDREVQLTDNVIIVQTQRALLNIAPELVATCLFAYEPVWAIGTGKTCAPEEANRVAGVIRDTIARMMGQDVADQVRILYGGSVKPETIASQMAQPHIDGALVGGASLDPKSFAAIVNYKAAAAR
- a CDS encoding 2,3-bisphosphoglycerate-independent phosphoglycerate mutase; this encodes MKNGPLALIVLDGWGINPNREGNAIAMAHKPNWDRFMQQYPSVAIPTSGEAVGLPPGQMGNSEVGHTNMGAGRVVYQDLVRINKSIYDGDFFTNPVLVEAMEGAKRRGGRLHLMGLVSDGGVHSSQEHLYALLEMAARLGVPQTYVQAITDGRDTPPTSGGRYLHEVQKRLDAMSYGEVATIVGRYYAMDRDNRWERVEIAYRAFVDGVAEHRASSPGEAMEGAYLRGETDEFIKPIIVAEEGRIRSGDSVIFFNFRPDRAREITRTLTDPTFDAFERPNFPQVQYVCMTQYDANFGLPLAFLPQSLDRILSPVLADAGVRQLRTAETEKYAHVTFFFNGGVEKPYRGEERVLIPSPKVATYDLKPEMSAFEVADVAVQWIKDAKTDVIIMNLANADMVGHTGDLRATVKAIEALDICLGRIIGAIEAKGGTAIITADHGNAEAMYDPSTGEIMTSHTLNPVPLILVGSDAKLKTGLLSDIAPTMLDILGIPQPKEMTGHSLLVRP
- a CDS encoding DUF962 domain-containing protein; its protein translation is MKRYEDFWPFYVSQHRDPVCRALHFVGTTGVLVALGLALIRSPWWLLLAPLVGYGFAWVGHFVFEKNKPATFTYPLWSLRADFRLYRYMLTGRMDKELERLDLENLPKEHR